TCCTTAAAATCAGCGAGTAATTTTTTCCCTCGCTCACGCCGTCCGGCGGATAGAACTCAAGAAGAGATGGCGTGTTCGTCCCGATGTTCGTAACTTTGAGCCACTCGCTTTCATCTGCCGGATAAGAGCCGTTTTCGCCCTGCTCGGCAAAGAAAATTCCGATTTTGCTTTCGCTTTCATCTTTTCCGGCGATTTTTAGCCTGCGCCCCGTAAGACGAACCGCTTTTCCTTTGTAGCAAGTGCCGTCGGTCAAATAGCCGAAACGCTCCTCAAAGCCCGTCGTGATTGCGGATTCCGACTTTTCCTTGATTGCCTCTCCAACTTGAACCGCCCCAATCTCCGAAAGAAGCTCGTCAGACGCGCTGAATGCAACAGAGACCGAAGGAATTTCCGCCGCCGTAGGATTCTCGCCTTCGATGCTCCCCGTTACTTTCAGATACAAGACTCCGAGATTGAAGAGATTCACCGCGTAGCCCTTTCGTTTGCTTTCCTTGCTTTTACAATATTATCGTTTTGTCAATATTTTCTAATTTTGGGCAGACACCCTGCCCCAAAATTCTTTGTAAGGAGGTCTGCCCAGCACACGGCAGGTGTGCTGACAAGCTCTTGTCAGGGGGTGTTACAAAGACACGTCAGGCAGCCTGATGTGTACACGCAGGTTTATGTTTCAAATAAAGCTCAATAAACAAATCAAAACCACCGGCTCAGCCGGTGGTTTGTTCTGCGGGTATAACCCTTTGTTACCGGCCAGCGCTATAGCGCACTGAAACGACTGCCATGCGCACCACTTTTTCTGGCAGCTGCTAAAGCAGCCTCTTTTTCGAGCAGGCTTATTGCCTGGCTATTTTTTTTACTTGCCGCCTTTCGCCGGCTCACCCGTAAACGGGTCAAACAGTTCTTTCATTTCTAACTGTTCTAATGCCTTGTCCTCCATCAATTGATTCCTGATATACTTTTCTATCGCAGTTTTATTTCTTCCTACCGTGTCAACGAAATATCCCCGGCACCAAAACTGCCGGTTTCCATATTTGTATTTTAAATTTCCAAACCTATCGAATATCATAAGGCTGCTTTTTCCTTTTAGATACCCCATTATACTTGATATGCTGTATTTGGGCGGGATACTTACGGGCATGTGTATGTGGTCGGGACAGCATTCCGCCTCAATGATTTCCACACCTTTCCGTTCGCATAGATCTCTTAGTATTTTTCCTACTTCCCTTTTTATTTTTCCGTAAATTATCTGTCGCCTATACTTTGGCGCAAACACTACATGATATTTGCAATTCCATTTAGTATGGGCTAAACTTTGTTCATCCATTTGAACCTCCTGATTTTTCGTAATGCTTCTTGGCAGTCGCACTATGAATATTAGAAGGTTCTTTTTTCTGTGTATAGCTAAAGCTTTCTGAACCTCCAGCCGAGCTGGAGGTTTTCTTTCATACAAAAAAAACTGCCCTCTATTTCTAAAGGGCAGCCGTTTTATTTTAGCCTCATTTTTCAAAGTCGCCTCTAAAAGTTTTTGTTTTCAGAGGCACTCCAAAATTACTTGTTGTTTGTGATGAGCAGTGTCTTTGAGTCCAGCTTGAGTGTTGTTTCAATATCTGTGTTCTTGCCCATTTTTAGAATGCTCAGCTGAGTTACAGAATTCTTTGATGAAAGGTGAATCACAGCGGAGAAGTATGGAAGCAGTGCTTTTGGAGCTGAATCTTCAAGCTTGTCGCCTGCTGAAGTTGAGCTGAAC
The sequence above is drawn from the uncultured Treponema sp. genome and encodes:
- a CDS encoding DUF4469 domain-containing protein, producing MNLFNLGVLYLKVTGSIEGENPTAAEIPSVSVAFSASDELLSEIGAVQVGEAIKEKSESAITTGFEERFGYLTDGTCYKGKAVRLTGRRLKIAGKDESESKIGIFFAEQGENGSYPADESEWLKVTNIGTNTPSLLEFYPPDGVSEGKNYSLILRTASGNGKRVNKTVRETVWSGTVSVKASE
- the tnpA gene encoding IS200/IS605 family transposase, whose protein sequence is MDEQSLAHTKWNCKYHVVFAPKYRRQIIYGKIKREVGKILRDLCERKGVEIIEAECCPDHIHMPVSIPPKYSISSIMGYLKGKSSLMIFDRFGNLKYKYGNRQFWCRGYFVDTVGRNKTAIEKYIRNQLMEDKALEQLEMKELFDPFTGEPAKGGK